From Candidatus Atribacteria bacterium ADurb.Bin276, one genomic window encodes:
- the rbsC_1 gene encoding Ribose transport system permease protein RbsC produces MTANLQIVIKRREFTVLGLIVVLMVIFSLSTEKFMSVSNLSNLLLQLSGVAISAIGMTMVIITGGIDVSVGSILGMASVVAGKLLMAGSSFVVVVLSAIITGFGIGILNGIIISYGNVPPIIVTLGMMSMMRALMYQVLGGRWVSGIPPDIRIIGLGKWLGIPLSMWITAVLIILFSYFLSSRPTGRAIYAIGNNPEAARVSGVNLARTILIVYSLTGLLVGFAGLIYVARTGIVQTNTGSGFELEVIAAVMLGGTSVFGGKGTVIGSLLGAVLVGIIKNGMVLMNVPALSEGLVIGILILISVMIDLVRSRGESL; encoded by the coding sequence ATGACTGCTAACCTCCAAATTGTAATTAAACGAAGAGAATTTACAGTTTTGGGTCTTATAGTGGTATTAATGGTCATTTTTTCACTGAGTACTGAGAAATTTATGTCAGTCAGTAACCTTTCTAATTTACTCTTACAGCTTTCTGGAGTCGCCATATCGGCGATTGGAATGACCATGGTTATCATTACCGGTGGTATTGATGTTTCGGTGGGTTCAATCTTAGGTATGGCTTCAGTGGTTGCCGGAAAACTTCTTATGGCTGGTTCATCCTTTGTTGTCGTTGTTCTTTCGGCAATTATCACCGGTTTTGGGATTGGCATCCTCAATGGGATCATCATCTCTTATGGGAATGTCCCCCCTATAATTGTCACTTTGGGAATGATGAGTATGATGCGAGCTTTAATGTACCAAGTTCTCGGTGGCCGTTGGGTTTCAGGAATTCCACCTGATATACGGATCATTGGCTTAGGAAAATGGCTGGGTATCCCATTATCGATGTGGATTACCGCTGTCTTGATTATTCTTTTCAGCTATTTTCTCAGTTCCCGACCAACCGGACGGGCAATCTATGCCATTGGGAACAACCCAGAAGCAGCCAGAGTTTCTGGAGTCAACCTTGCAAGAACCATTTTAATTGTCTACTCACTTACCGGGCTTTTGGTCGGTTTTGCCGGACTCATCTACGTTGCCCGTACCGGAATTGTACAAACCAATACTGGTTCTGGTTTCGAACTCGAAGTCATCGCAGCTGTAATGTTGGGTGGCACCAGCGTCTTCGGGGGAAAAGGAACCGTGATTGGAAGCTTGCTGGGAGCAGTCTTGGTAGGAATTATTAAAAATGGTATGGTTCTTATGAACGTTCCTGCTCTCAGCGAAGGCTTGGTTATCGGGATACTGATTTTGATTTCGGTTATGATCGACCTCGTCCGATCCAGGGGAGAATCGTTATGA